In Lodderomyces elongisporus chromosome 1, complete sequence, the DNA window TCAAAGTTgtacatttttttattattctttccATCGGGCACATGAGGACATTTCAAGCTATACTGCTGACACTCCAAAAGACAATTCTTTACATTTTCAACACTTTGAGGACTTAATTGAAAGTGACATGCAATTCGACCACCCATGAGTTTGACATTGTGTTTTTTACCCAAATCAATTAGCACCTTGTCGTCCATCTTGTTTGCCTTGATATCTATAAATACAAAGTTTGTATCCACTGGTGATTCCAACTTGATATTGTGTTCATTGCAAAAGTCGCCAATGCTTTTGGCAAATGCGTGCGATTTCTCAATCTTGGGCAAGTTGTACTTGATTGCATGTAGAGCCATTGCAGCCATGATACCTGATTGTCTAATTCCACCtccattttgtttcttaaaGTGGTTTGCCTTGCGGATTGCTTGTGATGGGCCAACCAATATCGATCCCATTGGTGCACCCAATGATTTGGACAAACACAAGGAAACAGTGTCGAAATATGAACAGTACTCCATAATTGGAATTCCAGTGGCTACTGAGGCATTCCACAATCTAGCTCCGTCCAAATGTAATTTTATATCGTTTTGTTTGCAGAATCTGCTAATCTTGGCAATCTCCTCGATTGGCATAATGATTCCGTGCAAGGTATTTTCCA includes these proteins:
- the GLY1_1 gene encoding Threonine aldolase, which gives rise to MTVDEEETFKTFNEFRSDTFTVPTKSMIEAGFMNATYGDSVYCEDECTLELESRMCQITGKEAALFCSSGTMSNQIGLRVNLMQPPYSILCDYRAHVFLHEAGGLATLSQAMVHPVIPSNGNYLTFEDVIANVTLDDGDIHAAPTKVISLENTLHGIIMPIEEIAKISRFCKQNDIKLHLDGARLWNASVATGIPIMEYCSYFDTVSLCLSKSLGAPMGSILVGPSQAIRKANHFKKQNGGGIRQSGIMAAMALHAIKYNLPKIEKSHAFAKSIGDFCNEHNIKLESPVDTNFVFIDIKANKMDDKVLIDLGKKHNVKLMGGRIACHFQLSPQSVENVKNCLLECQQYSLKCPHVPDGKNNKKMYNFDAIKVATV